A single genomic interval of Penaeus chinensis breed Huanghai No. 1 chromosome 23, ASM1920278v2, whole genome shotgun sequence harbors:
- the LOC125037683 gene encoding calcium-dependent protein kinase 14-like: protein MAPRQLGMGGYGTTFLNVEKELVVKQARTLETFRTFIAEAKAMTLFAEHDGFQRLVGVCPERLCLVSRYAGQTLDAHVVGRMHTEQRMSVVRQVCNIVKIMHKHGLAHNDIKPANVCVRTGAAGARVTVIDFGLTMVAGSLPRLEIQWHERLCYAPEICGSERAGPCGSLSDAYGVGKLMLFLFGGKQQMPQLLRLWFAKSQEVSPRERQGLGALLEALEQERIRLLRRGY, encoded by the coding sequence ATGGCGCCCAGGCAGCTGGGCATGGGCGGCTACGGCACCACCTTCCTCAACGTTGAGAAGGAGCTCGTTGTGAAACAGGCGCGGACTCTCGAGACGTTCCGGACCTTCATTGCAGAAGCGAAGGCGATGACGCTGTTCGCCGAACACGACGGCTTCCAGCGCCTCGTGGGCGTGTGTCCGGAGAGGCTGTGCCTGGTCAGCAGGTACGCCGGCCAGACCCTCGACGCCCACGTGGTCGGCCGCATGCACACGGAGCAAAGGATGTCTGTCGTAAGGCAGGTGTGCAACATCGTGAAAATCATGCACAAGCACGGACTCGCTCACAACGACATCAAGCCAGCCAACGTGTGCGTGCGGACGGGCGCGGCGGGAGCCCGGGTGACCGTGATTGACTTCGGTCTGACCATGGTGGCAGGGAGCCTCCCGAGGCTGGAGATCCAGTGGCACGAGCGCCTGTGCTACGCCCCCGAGATCTGCGGGAGCGAGAGGGCGGGCCCTTGCGGCAGCCTCTCCGACGCGTACGGCGTGGGCAAGCTGATGCTGTTCCTGTTCGGCGGGAAGCAGCAGATGCCGCAGCTGCTGAGGCTGTGGTTCGCGAAGAGCCAGGAGGTGAGTCCGAGAGAGCGCCAGGGCCTGGGCGCGCTGCTGGAGGCCCTCGAGCAGGAGAGGATCCGCCTGCTCCGCCGCGGCTACTGA
- the LOC125037684 gene encoding calcium-dependent protein kinase 14-like, whose translation MAPRQLGMGGYGTTFLNVEKELVVKQARTLETFRTFIAEAKAMTLFAEHDGFQRLVGVCPERLCLVSRYAGQTLDAHVVGRMHTEQRMSVVRQVCNIVKIMHKHGLAHNDIKPANVCVRTGAAGARVTVIDFGLTMVAGSLPRLEIQWHESLCYAPEICGSERAGPCGSLSDAYGVGKLMLFLFGGKQQMPQLLRLWFAKSQEVSPRERQGLGALLEALEQERIRLLRRCY comes from the coding sequence ATGGCGCCCAGGCAGCTGGGCATGGGCGGCTACGGCACCACCTTCCTCAACGTTGAGAAGGAGCTCGTTGTGAAACAGGCGCGGACTCTCGAGACGTTCCGGACCTTCATTGCAGAAGCGAAGGCGATGACGCTGTTCGCCGAACACGACGGCTTCCAGCGCCTCGTGGGCGTGTGTCCGGAGAGGCTGTGCCTGGTCAGCAGGTACGCCGGCCAGACCCTCGACGCCCACGTGGTCGGCCGCATGCACACGGAGCAAAGGATGTCTGTCGTGAGGCAGGTGTGCAACATCGTGAAAATCATGCACAAGCACGGACTCGCTCACAACGACATCAAGCCAGCCAACGTGTGCGTGCGGACGGGCGCGGCGGGAGCCCGGGTGACCGTGATTGACTTCGGTCTGACCATGGTGGCAGGGAGCCTCCCGAGGCTGGAGATCCAGTGGCACGAGAGCCTGTGCTACGCCCCCGAGATCTGCGGGAGCGAGAGGGCGGGCCCGTGCGGCAGCCTCTCCGACGCGTACGGCGTGGGCAAGCTGATGCTGTTCCTGTTCGGCGGGAAGCAGCAGATGCCGCAGCTGCTGAGGCTGTGGTTCGCGAAGAGCCAGGAGGTGAGTCCGAGAGAGCGCCAGGGCCTGGGCGCGCTGCTGGAGGCCCTCGAGCAGGAGAGGATCCGCCTGCTCCGCCGCTGCTACTGA